From a region of the Xyrauchen texanus isolate HMW12.3.18 chromosome 47, RBS_HiC_50CHRs, whole genome shotgun sequence genome:
- the LOC127639089 gene encoding putative transporter SVOPL, whose product MALKRSSSMKTQLVDAIQLQEIELEEEINTSTNNNTHVEPAQAKAQTEPKCYTVEEAVESIGFGHFHILLFVIMGSANIVEAMEIMLLAVVSPEIRCEWHLEDWQVALVSTMVFLGFMVCGVICGYVADRYGRWKVVFGGFIWASYFSLLTSFSPSYGWFIFLRCMVGCGVAATSQGFILKTEFIPAKYRAYLLPLASIFWMLGSMFIIILGMTVVPTMGWRWMIRFSVIPSLILIGLFLFIPESARFQVSAGNVSGAVSTLNWIARMNGAILPKGELREPEVTERGNAFTLVSPAFRRTSLLLWFSWFVASFSYYGSVLSGSELLEKNLLCVTDADQEHQIKHNLEEALCYCIPFNMADYQTLLISCLGEVALIPLNIGLLNIFGRKPSMVIWLLLSAVFFMLMNICTTVFGFTVLLFLLRSVVAMNFNVVYIYTAEVYPTAVRSLGMGFCTSFSRIGGMIAPFIAQVLMSKSVILALSPFAAACVICAVGTILLPIETRGRALMQNS is encoded by the exons ATGGCATTAAAACGATCATCTTCCATGAAGACCCAGTTGGTCGATGCCATCCAGCTTCAGGAAATTGAGCTAGAGGAAGAAATCAACACCAGcactaacaataacacacatGTAGAACCTGCACAGGCCAAAG CCCAGACCGAACCAAAATGCTACACCGTGGAGGAGGCTGTGGAGAGCATCGGCTTTGGACACTTTCATATTCTGCTTTTTGTCATCATGGGTAGTGCCAAT atAGTAGAGGCGATGGAGATCATGTTGTTGGCTGTGGTTTCTCCTGAGATCCGCTGTGAGTGGCATCTGGAGGATTGGCAGGTGGCTCTGGTCTCCACG atggTGTTTCTCGGTTTCATGGTTTGTGGGGTCATCTGTGGCTATGTTGCAGACAGATATGGCCGCTGGAAG gTGGTGTTTGGTGGTTTTATCTGGGCCTCATATTTTTCACTGCTCACTTCATTCTCTCCATCGTACGGCTGGTTTATCTTCCTGCGTTGTATGGTGGGCTGTGGTGTGGCGGCCACATCTCAAGG GTTTATTCTGAAAACAGAATTCATTCCAGCCAAATATAGAGCATACCTGCTGCCTCTTGCCTCA ATTTTCTGGATGCTTGGATCTATGTTTATTATCATTCTTGGCATGACTGTGGTACCCACGATGGGCTGGCGTTGGATGATCCGTTTTTCCGTCATCCCCAGCCTTATACTCATCGGACTCTTTTTG tTTATTCCTGAGTCTGCACGGTTCCAGGTGTCAGCAGGTAATGTCAGTGGAGCCGTGTCTACGCTTAATTGGATCGCCAGAATGAATGGTGCCATCCTACCTAAAGGAGAACTGCGGGAACCTGAAGTG ACAGAAAGAGGAAATGCCTTCACTCTGGTCAGCCCGGCTTTTAGAAGGACATCACTTTTGCTGTGGTTCTCATG GTTTGTGGCGTCCTTCTCCTATTATGGTTCAGTCCTCAGTGGCTCTGAattactggagaaaaaccttctGTGTGTGACGGATGCTGACCAAGAGCACCAGATCAAACACAACCTGGAGGAGGCGCTTTGCTACTGTATCCCATTCAACATGGCTGATTACCAGACTCTTCTCATCAGCTGTTTAGGCGAGGTTGCAC TCATCCCTCTGAATATCGGCCTGTTAAATATATTCGGACGAAAGCCCAGCATGGTCATATGGTTGCTGCTGTCTGCTGTTTTCTTCATGCTCATGAATATTTGCACAACAGT GTTTGGATTCACAGTGCTGCTCTTCCTTCTCCGCTCTGTGGTTGCCATGAATTTTAATGTTGTATATATTTACACAGCAGAG GTGTATCCCACGGCTGTGCGCTCATTAGGAATGGGCTTCTGTACTTCCTTCAGTCGAATAGGTGGAATGATTGCACCATTTATTGCGCAG GTATTAATGTCTAAGTCTGTGATTCTGGCTTTGTCACCGTTTGCTGCTGCGTGTGTGATTTGTGCGGTGGGAACGATCCTGCTACCCATCGAGACCAGAGGACGAGCATTAATG
- the LOC127639091 gene encoding LOW QUALITY PROTEIN: UPF0606 protein KIAA1549-like (The sequence of the model RefSeq protein was modified relative to this genomic sequence to represent the inferred CDS: substituted 1 base at 1 genomic stop codon), with translation MESSGARIVLRDSCRLLGCCTLLLVAVMLVGFTVTSRTPVAVELPSNMSRRSLNQLPIRTRSPPALSSSSSSESPQRSERTSHPVHTPFGAKHPMSSDHHNSASSIDTTPSLGSEGSGNLGDGAQGIHLLLRPPDLLTPSQMPPIRADRAPPTPAPPTRVTPEDLYPVHSAEMDWGSGDYLETLTFMGSEGEEFSLVTTLPTHGYDPYDAYDDTTGSYNTAFPSRPILPLSSRDLQPSRTVKYVTDLRTAHPTDPRLPLAPDYANSHDMNDDLDFDWAELFPIEPTEMLLPDMNSMEYYNTLQAKENASIARNRTHHAHPHITPTHTTVGATHTPTATLGKVPDHTTPQPGPPVTPTTPQKPTKPPSTTSTDTQRPPEVRLTPEKGVPSIPTHVGKTRPVPTSPPPPGTSEGPVIQAVTLKPPTATKPRTTARTTTTVKTTTTMSPTSLSTKSPSSTTPRIPLSIAPRQYVCNITKPDMYLVRVGMPSGSSVAFAKAHVREILRREFNRSVELQVLKAPPNFIFRAVSGPLVYTAVSVINALRQSAHSTSSSTILSITPIYAVPDYKHQVHTVLQFVPSHVDVRLCSFSERVEKGLLMAYAEVRKRLQENGNFTVYIVNITSSLPKGQRQQKAPVDITFAVRDSQGFLTGSDISGHMRQLSAVEFSFYLGFPTLQIAEPFHYPELNVSHLLRASWVKTVLLGVLDQRVNERTFQAKMERRLALLVGEGVGHGTGNRRWRRATIIGNNSVQIVRTSRMDGPEYPLEMVYFVEAGSERLPAQVTAAMLNRLNLQRAAIVLGYRVHGILATPVEKLALPPSETQPSNVWLIVGVVVPVLVVILIIIILYWKLCRSEKLEFQPDTMSTIQQRQKVLTHRHYMXRRLVSACAHFTHLCQGHFQKLQPPSVKGFDFAKLHLGQHSKDDIMVIQEPAPLPPSVKEATPSEGGELNTPKSKSSSTKASRAARRRGRLSPSDGDSLGSEASSGRESAEESTRPAVTPSDSKPQHRKSKHAKNKLGGHPGSGADEQLSSSSIFEHVDRLSRGSSDGTRKVSNKIQLIAMQPMPSPSPHSHNQALSPNLAEKMPEETKVNSEIQVSLRHKSEIEHHRNKIRLRAKRKGHYEFPSMEDIMAAFGDSSEQQRVYQQAQEQIHKILHPGEHTHSSCGEHRKRSRGRHSPRHSQRQNLGGSGNLRDKDCLISDGDATYRKYPGVNNVAYVSDADQLPDAGSPSPTDEVFLDPGSPPSGPAPAPPTYVPPHPTIEEARQQMHSLLDDAFALVSPSSQGSNAPLTFTGVTAVTGVGEVSPGLPSSPSSRPSRQWGCSSSPAAPAHSPFSARYAELGLSPMSVQGLLQRQAHSSGYLASGEMQSDPGYSSREQYGEELPLSSRPRPLGGSTGAQLHQLTQVGLSSRIGLYPGVGRSVSGPSGSSWAQYRSDEEISRPGSNRDAILTFPEYSSPVFQMPRTALQDPSTPQAHLEPSTAGYIAPEEHSLPPHSSASLIKAIREELQRLSQKQTAVASYHS, from the exons ATGGAGAGCTCAGGTGCAAGGATTGTCCTGAGAGACTCATGCCGTCTGCTTGGATGTTGCACGCTTCTTCTCGTTGCCGTGATGTTGGTGGGCTTCACGGTGACATCCAGAACACCTGTGGCAG TGGAGCTCCCATCCAACATGTCCAGAAGAAGCCTCAATCAACTTCCAATAAGAACACGTTCACCTCCTGCCttatcttcatcttcatcttccGAATCACCTCAACGTTCTGAAAGAACCAGTCATCCAGTTCACACGCCATTTGGTGCCAAACATCCCATGTCCTCTGATCACCATAACAGTGCCTCCAGCATAGATACAACTCCTTCACTTGGCTCCGAAGGATCGGGTAACCTAGGAGATGGGGCTCAGGGCATTCACCTGCTGTTACGCCCACCAGACCTTCTAACACCCAGTCAGATGCCTCCTATCCGTGCGGACAGAGCACCACCTACTCCAGCCCCTCCCACCCGGGTGACACCTGAAGACCTGTATCCCGTTCATTCTGCTGAGATGGATTGGGGTTCTGGGGACTATTTGGAAACTCTTACATTCATGGGATCCGAAGGGGAGGAGTTTTCTCTGGTAACCACCCTCCCTACGCATGGATACGATCCGTATGATGCTTACGATGATACTACAGGCAGCTACAACACAGCGTTCCCCTCTCGTCCCATCTTGCCTCTTTCCTCTAGAGACCTCCAACCTAGCAGGACAGTAAAATATGTGACTGACTTAAGGACTGCCCACCCCACTGATCCTCGCCTCCCATTGGCTCCTGACTACGCCAACTCACACGATATGAATGATGACCTGGATTTTGATTGGGCGGAGCTTTTTCCGATTGAGCCAACTGAAATGCTGCTTCCTGACATGAACAGTATGGAGTACTACAACACATTGCAAGCCAAAGAGAATGCTAGTATTGCGAGAAATAGGACGCATCACGCCCACCCTCACATTACCCCAACCCACACTACTGTGggagccacacacacacccactgccACTTTGGGAAAAGTCCCGGATCATACTACTCCTCAACCCGGTCCACCAGTTACCCCAACTACACCCCAAAAACCTACTAAGCCCCCATCAACAACTTCCACCGATACCCAACGACCCCCTGAAGTCCGCTTGACACCTGAGAAAGGTGTTCCTTCCATACCCACTCATGTGGGTAAAACCCGCCCAGTGCCGACCTCCCCGCCTCCACCTGGCACCTCAGAGGGTCCAGTAATACAAGCTGTCACACTGAAGCCCCCAACTGCTACAAAACCACGTACTACTGCCAGAACTACAACTACAGTTAAAACCACGACTACCATGAGCCCCACCAGCCTCTCCACCAAAAGTCCAAGCTCTACAACCCCCAGAATTCCTCTGTCCATTGCACCCCGACAGTATGTTTGCAACATCACCAAACCAGACATGTACCTTGTCAGAGTGG GTATGCCCAGTGGTTCATCAGTGGCATTTGCCAAAGCTCATGTGCGGGAGATTCTTAGACGAGAGTTCAACCGATCTGTAGAGCTACAG GTCCTCAAGGCCCCGCCCAATTTTATCTTCCGGGCAGTGTCTGGTCCACTGGTGTACACTGCTGTGTCAGTCATCAATGCTCTCCGCCAATCAGCACACAGCACTTCCTCCTCCACCATTCTATCTATCACACCCATATATGCAGTGCCAGATTATAAACATCAGGTTCACACAG TGCTACAGTTTGTACCGAGTCATGTGGACGTGCGTCTGTGCAGCTTCAGTGAGCGTGTGGAGAAGGGGCTGCTCATGGCATACGCGGAAGTGCGCAAGCGTTTGCAGGAAAATGGAAACTTCACGGTTTAT ATTGTGAATATCACTAGCAGCCTTCCTAAAGGCCAGCGTCAGCAGAAGGCACCGGTGGACATCACCTTTGCTGTGCGTGATTCCCAAGGATTCCTGACAGGATCAGATATCAGTGGCCACATGAGGCAGCTCAGCGCAGTGGAGTTCAGCTTCTACCTCGGTTTTCCTACCCTGCAAATTGCTGAAC CTTTTCACTATCCCGAACTGAATGTGTCCCATCTGTTACGTGCATCCTGGGTGAAAACAG TGTTGCTGGGTGTGTTGGATCAGCGCGTGAATGAAAGGACCTTTCAGGCCAAGATGGAGAGGCGATTGGCCCTGCTGGTTGGAGAAGGAGTTGGACATGGGACTGGCAATCGACGATGGAGAAGAGCCACTATTATTGGCAACAACAGTGTACAG ATCGTGCGGACATCTCGTATGGATGGGCCGGAGTACCCTCTGGAGATGGTGTATTTTGTGGAGGCGGGGTCAGAGAGACTGCCAGCTCAGGTCACTGCGGCCATGCTCAATAGGCTCAACCTTCAGAGAGCTGCTATTGTACTGGGCTACCGGGTACATGGAATTCTGGCTACAC CGGTGGAAAAGCTTGCTCTGCCACCCTCTGAGACTCAGCCTAGTAATGTTTGGCTGATCGTGGGGGTTGTGGTTCCAGTGCTGGtggtcatcctcatcatcatcatcctctacTGGAAGCTCTGCCGCTCAGAGAAGCTGGAGTTCCAGCCAGACACCATGAGCACCATCCAGCAGAGACAGAAGGTGCTCACTCATAGACACTACATGTAAAGGAGGCTTGTGTCTGCATGTGCTCATTTTACTCACCTGTGTCAAGGGCATTTTCAAAAA CTGCAGCCTCCAAGCGTAAAAGGCTTTGATTTTGCTAAGCTTCACCTGGGCCAGCACAGTAAGGATGACATCATGGTAATTCAAGAGCCCGCCCCTCTACCGCCTTCTGTTAAAGAAGCCACGCCCTCCGAGGGCGGGGAATTGAACACACCCAAATCAAAGAGCTCGTCCACAAAAGCATCACGCGCAGCACGGAGGAGGGGCAG attgTCTCCGTCTGATGGAGATTCATTAGGAAGTGAAGCATCCAGTGGCAGAGAATCAGCCGAGGAGAGCACCAGACCTGCAGTGACACCAAGTGACAGTAAACCCCAACATCGCAAGAGCAAACATG CAAAAAACAAACTTG GTGGTCATCCTGGCAGTGGTGCAGATGAGCAGTTGTCCTCCTCATCCATATTTGAGCATGTGGACCGTCTCTCCAGAGGCTCATCCGATGGAACACGCAAAGTGTCCAATAAGATTCAGCTTATAGCCATGCAGCCCATGCCGAGCCCATCCCCTCATTCACATAACCAAGCCCTGAGTCCCAACCTAGCGGAGAAGATGCCTGAAGAAACAAAGGTCAACTCTGAG ATCCAGGTGTCCTTGAGGCATAAATCTGAGATAGAACATCATCGTAATAAAATTCGCCTGCGTGCCAAGAGGAAGGGCCACTATGAATTCCCTTCCATGGAGGACATCATGGCTGCATTTGGCGACAGCTCCGAGCAGCAGCGAGTGTATCAACAAGCTCAGGAGCAGATACACAAGATTTTGCACCcaggagaacacacacactcatcatgtGGAGAGCACCGCAAGAG gtcCAGAGGTCGACACTCTCCCAGACATAGTCAGAGACAGAATCTGGGTGGTAGCGGAAATCTAAGAGACAAAGATTGCCTCATTTCAGATGGGGACGCCACATACAGGAAGTACCCAGGGGTCAACAATGTAGCATATGTG TCTGATGCAGACCAGCTCCCAGATGCAGGTAGCCCCTCCCCCACCGATGAAGTGTTTTTAGACCCTGGATCTCCGCCTTCTGGCCCCGCACCTGCCCCACCCACTTACGTCCCACCTCATCCAACCATCGAAGAAGCCCGGCAGCAGATGCACTCCTTATTGGATGATGCCTTTGCGCTTGTTTCGCCCTCTTCTCAAGGAAGCAACGCCCCTTTGACGTTCACAGGAGTTACTGCAGTCACTGGAGTTGGAGAAGTCAGCCCTGGTCTACCTTCTAGCCCGTCCTCACGGCCCTCACGCCAGTGGGGTTGTTCGTCTTCTCCCGCTGCCCCTGCACACAGTCCTTTCTCAGCG AGGTATGCCGAGTTAGGACTGTCTCCCATGTCAGTTCAAGGTTTGCTTCAGAG GCAGGCGCACAGCTCTGGGTATCTTGCGTCAGGAGAGATGCAGTCAGATCCTGGGTATTCCAGCAGGGAGCAGTATGGAGAGGAGCTTCCATTGTCTTCTAGGCCACGACCTTTAGGGGGCAGCACAG GTGCACAGTTGCATCAGCTAACACAGGTGGGTTTGTCAAGTCGAATTGGACTGTATCCTGGTGTTGGCCGTAGTGTATCGGGACCGTCAGGATCAAGCTGGGCCCAGTACCGCTCAGATGAAGAGATCTCTAGACCAGGGTCCAACAGAGATGCT ATTTTGACATTCCCAGAGTATTCCTCACCTGTATTCCAGATGCCCAGGACAGCCCTCCAGGATCCATCGACACCCCAGGCCCACCTGGAACCCTCTACCGCTGGGTACATTGCCCCTGAGGAGCATtctctaccccctcactcctccGCCTCCCTCATAAAGGCGATCAGGGAGGAACTTCAGAGACTTTCTCAGAAACAAACAGCTGTTGCCAGCTACCACAGTTGA